From a region of the Coprococcus comes ATCC 27758 genome:
- a CDS encoding ACT domain-containing protein: MDNTKYYVVKKKAVPEVLIKVVETKRLLATRRGMTIQEATEEIGISRSSFYKYKDDIFPFHENEKGRTVTMVIQLDDTPGVMAELLNAVARYQANILTIHQSIPINGVATLTLSVEVLQTTKNLSEMVEEIEQHSGVHYLKIVGRE, from the coding sequence ATGGATAATACAAAGTACTATGTGGTAAAGAAAAAAGCAGTGCCGGAGGTGCTCATAAAGGTTGTCGAGACAAAGAGACTGCTCGCAACCAGACGTGGAATGACTATTCAGGAAGCGACAGAAGAGATCGGTATCAGCAGAAGTTCTTTCTATAAATATAAGGATGATATTTTCCCATTTCACGAAAATGAAAAAGGAAGGACTGTTACGATGGTTATTCAGCTTGATGATACACCGGGGGTTATGGCAGAGCTTTTAAACGCGGTGGCAAGGTATCAGGCGAATATCCTGACGATTCACCAGAGTATTCCGATCAACGGGGTGGCAACACTGACGCTCAGTGTGGAGGTGTTGCAGACAACGAAGAATCTGTCGGAGATGGTGGAAGAGATTGAACAGCATTCAGGTGTGCATTATTTGAAAATCGTAGGCAGGGAGTAG
- the prfB gene encoding peptide chain release factor 2 (programmed frameshift), which yields MVELDGFKQTLNAYEEPLKEMRDSLDLAGKEKRIEELERKIEEPGFWDKTELSQRIMKELRKMQDCVKEVRDLESSYEDINALIELTEEEEDREMIKEIQREIAKFEKEFEDLRIRTLLSGEYDSCNAIVTLHAGAGGTDSCDWANMLYRMYTRYAQSKGFQITVLDYQDGDITGLKGITFEVTGDNAYGYFQSEKGVHRLVRISPFNSAGKRQTSFASCDVIPDIEDDIDIELNDDDLRIDTYRSSGAGGQHINKTSSAVRITHLPTGIVVQCQNERSQLFNKDKAMQMLKAKLYLLKKQEQEEKVSGIRGEVQDINFGSQIRSYILHPYNLVKDHRTGEETGNVSAVLDGELDPFINAYLKQRSNNG from the exons GTGGTTGAATTAGACGGATTTAAGCAGACATTAAATGCGTATGAAGAACCCCTGAAGGAAATGAGGGATTCACTT GACCTGGCAGGCAAAGAAAAACGGATTGAAGAGCTGGAAAGAAAGATAGAAGAACCGGGGTTCTGGGACAAGACAGAGCTTTCGCAGAGGATTATGAAGGAACTCCGGAAAATGCAGGACTGTGTGAAGGAGGTCCGGGATCTGGAAAGTTCATATGAAGATATCAATGCACTGATCGAACTTACGGAAGAGGAAGAAGACCGGGAGATGATCAAAGAGATCCAGCGTGAGATCGCTAAATTTGAAAAAGAATTTGAAGATCTCAGGATCCGGACGCTTCTTTCGGGAGAATATGATTCCTGCAATGCAATCGTGACACTGCATGCAGGAGCCGGAGGAACAGACAGCTGTGACTGGGCAAATATGCTGTATCGTATGTATACAAGATATGCACAGTCAAAAGGATTTCAGATAACCGTGCTGGACTATCAGGATGGAGATATTACCGGACTGAAAGGAATCACGTTTGAAGTAACGGGAGATAATGCATATGGCTATTTTCAGTCAGAAAAGGGAGTGCACCGTCTGGTGCGTATTTCTCCGTTCAATTCAGCAGGCAAGAGGCAGACATCTTTTGCATCCTGTGATGTGATACCGGATATTGAAGATGATATTGACATTGAGCTGAATGACGATGACCTGCGGATCGATACCTACCGTTCGAGCGGAGCCGGAGGACAGCATATCAACAAGACTTCGTCTGCGGTGCGGATCACGCATCTTCCGACAGGAATCGTAGTGCAGTGCCAGAATGAACGTTCGCAGCTTTTTAATAAGGACAAAGCGATGCAGATGTTGAAAGCCAAGCTGTATCTTTTGAAAAAGCAGGAGCAGGAAGAAAAGGTATCCGGCATCCGGGGGGAAGTTCAGGATATCAATTTTGGAAGCCAGATCCGATCCTATATTTTACATCCTTACAATCTGGTCAAGGATCACCGTACCGGTGAAGAGACCGGAAATGTAAGCGCAGTTCTGGATGGGGAGCTGGATCCATTTATCAATGCTTATCTGAAACAGAGGAGTAACAATGGATAA
- the secA gene encoding preprotein translocase subunit SecA, whose product MGIIEKIFGTHSEHELKRIYPIVDHIDALEPEMQKLSDEELKEKTKEFKERLAKGETLDDLLPEAFAVVREAAVRVLGMRHYRVQMVGGIILHQGRIAEMKTGEGKTLVSTLPAYLNALTGEGVHIVTVNDYLAKRDAEWMGKVHEFLGLTVGVVLNQMDNDERRAAYNCDITYVTNNELGFDYLRDNMVIYKEQLVQRGMKYALIDEVDSVLIDEARTPLIISGQSGKSTRLYEACDVLARQLERGEASGEFSKMNAIMGEEIEETGDFIVNEKEKNINLTEEGVKKVEKFFHIENLADPENLEIQHNIILALRAHNLMFRDQDYVVKDDEVLIVDEFTGRIMPGRRYSDGLHQAIEAKEHVKVKRESKTLATITFQNLFNKYEKKSGMTGTALTEEQEFRDIYGMDVIEIPTNVPVQRIDLEDAVYKSKKEKFNAVIDAICEAHEKEQPVLVGTITIETSELLSKMLSKRGVKHNVLNAKFHELEAEIVAQAGQHGAVTIATNMAGRGTDIKLDEESRAAGGLKIIGTERHESRRIDNQLRGRAGRQGDPGESRFYISLEDDLMRLFGSERLMDVFTKLGVEEGEQIEHKMLSSAIEKAQKKIESNNFGIRKNLLEYDQVMNEQREIIYDERRRVLDGENMRDSIFHMITDFVENTVDANLSEEQDFEEWDLGAMNRELLDVIPTLPPVTEEDAKDKEPKEIKHLLKERAAKAYEEKEAQFPEAEHLREVERVFLLRVIDAKWMDHIDDMDQLRQGIGLQAYGQRDPLVEYKMIGYDMFGEMTRAIEVDTVRLLFHVNVEQKVEREQVAKVTGTNKDDSVAKGPKVRAEKKIYPNDPCPCGSGKKYKQCCGRK is encoded by the coding sequence ATGGGAATTATTGAAAAGATATTTGGAACGCACAGCGAACATGAATTGAAGCGAATCTACCCGATCGTGGATCATATTGATGCGCTGGAGCCGGAGATGCAGAAGCTCTCCGATGAGGAATTGAAAGAAAAGACGAAAGAATTCAAGGAGAGGCTTGCAAAAGGAGAGACACTGGACGATCTTCTTCCGGAAGCGTTTGCTGTTGTAAGAGAGGCAGCTGTCCGTGTACTTGGAATGCGCCACTACCGTGTACAGATGGTCGGGGGTATCATCCTGCATCAGGGCCGTATTGCCGAGATGAAGACCGGTGAAGGTAAAACACTTGTATCTACACTGCCGGCATACTTAAATGCACTGACCGGAGAAGGGGTGCATATTGTAACAGTCAACGACTATCTGGCAAAGCGTGATGCTGAGTGGATGGGAAAGGTTCATGAATTCCTGGGACTGACTGTTGGAGTTGTTCTGAACCAGATGGATAATGATGAACGACGTGCAGCGTATAATTGCGATATCACTTATGTGACGAATAATGAACTTGGTTTCGATTACCTCCGTGATAACATGGTTATCTACAAAGAACAGCTGGTACAGCGCGGTATGAAATATGCACTTATCGATGAGGTTGACTCAGTTCTGATCGATGAAGCGAGAACACCGCTTATCATTTCCGGACAGAGTGGAAAGTCAACCAGACTTTACGAAGCATGTGATGTTCTGGCAAGACAGCTGGAGAGAGGTGAAGCAAGCGGGGAATTCTCTAAGATGAACGCCATTATGGGAGAAGAGATCGAAGAGACCGGAGACTTCATTGTCAATGAAAAAGAAAAGAATATCAACCTGACCGAAGAGGGTGTGAAGAAGGTTGAGAAGTTCTTCCATATTGAGAACCTTGCTGACCCGGAGAACCTGGAGATCCAGCACAACATCATTCTGGCACTGCGTGCACATAATCTGATGTTCCGTGACCAGGATTATGTAGTAAAAGATGATGAGGTCCTGATCGTTGATGAATTTACCGGACGTATCATGCCGGGACGCCGTTATTCTGACGGACTTCATCAGGCAATCGAAGCAAAAGAGCATGTAAAGGTCAAGAGAGAAAGCAAGACTCTGGCTACCATTACATTCCAGAATTTGTTTAATAAATATGAGAAGAAATCCGGTATGACAGGTACAGCCCTCACAGAGGAACAGGAGTTCCGTGATATTTACGGAATGGACGTTATTGAGATTCCGACGAATGTTCCGGTACAGAGAATTGACCTGGAGGATGCCGTTTACAAATCAAAGAAAGAGAAATTTAACGCGGTTATTGATGCTATCTGTGAAGCGCATGAAAAAGAACAGCCGGTTCTGGTTGGTACGATCACGATCGAAACTTCCGAGCTCCTCAGTAAGATGCTCAGTAAACGCGGCGTAAAACATAATGTACTGAATGCCAAGTTCCATGAACTGGAGGCTGAGATCGTTGCACAGGCAGGACAGCATGGGGCTGTTACGATCGCAACCAACATGGCAGGCCGTGGTACGGATATCAAGCTTGATGAAGAATCAAGAGCAGCCGGCGGACTGAAGATCATCGGTACAGAACGTCATGAATCCCGTCGTATTGACAACCAGTTGCGTGGACGTGCCGGACGTCAGGGCGATCCGGGAGAATCCAGATTCTATATTTCTCTGGAGGATGACCTGATGCGTCTGTTCGGTTCCGAGAGACTGATGGATGTATTTACCAAGCTTGGAGTAGAAGAAGGAGAACAGATCGAGCACAAGATGCTTTCAAGTGCGATTGAGAAGGCTCAGAAGAAGATTGAGAGCAATAACTTTGGTATTCGTAAGAACCTGCTTGAATATGACCAGGTAATGAATGAACAGAGAGAGATCATCTACGATGAAAGACGCAGAGTCCTTGACGGTGAGAATATGAGAGATTCTATCTTCCATATGATCACAGACTTTGTGGAAAATACTGTCGATGCCAATCTTTCTGAGGAACAGGATTTTGAAGAATGGGATCTTGGAGCAATGAACCGTGAACTTCTGGATGTGATTCCAACGCTTCCGCCGGTTACGGAGGAGGATGCAAAGGATAAAGAGCCAAAAGAGATCAAGCATCTCCTGAAAGAACGTGCTGCAAAAGCATACGAAGAAAAAGAAGCACAGTTCCCGGAAGCAGAGCATCTGCGTGAGGTGGAGCGTGTGTTCCTTCTGCGTGTGATCGATGCAAAATGGATGGATCACATTGATGATATGGATCAGTTACGTCAGGGAATCGGTCTGCAGGCTTACGGACAGAGAGATCCTCTGGTTGAATACAAGATGATCGGATATGATATGTTCGGTGAAATGACACGTGCAATCGAAGTGGATACAGTCAGACTTCTCTTCCATGTCAATGTAGAACAGAAGGTTGAAAGAGAACAGGTTGCAAAGGTAACCGGTACCAATAAAGATGACAGTGTTGCAAAGGGTCCAAAGGTACGTGCCGAGAAAAAGATATATCCAAATGATCCATGCCCGTGTGGAAGCGGCAAGAAATACAAACAGTGCTGTGGAAGAAAATAA
- the hisA gene encoding phosphoribosylformimino-5-aminoimidazole carboxamide ribotide isomerase, whose amino-acid sequence MKFRPCIDIHNGAVKQIVGGSLKDAGNAAVENYISRQDADYYATMYKKDGLTGGHIILLNPPASEYYDATKAQALKALHAYPGGMQIGGGITAENAAEYLEEGASHVIVTSYVFQNGQVRYDRLDRLKKAVGKEHLVLDLSCRRRENSYYIVTNRWQTFTELRLIPEVLEELSGWCDEFLVHGVDVEGKASGTEEDLVRMLAAWNGLPITYAGGIGSMEDLREFARISGEKLDYTIGSALDLFGGKIPYAELTEPVK is encoded by the coding sequence ATGAAATTTCGACCATGTATAGATATTCATAATGGTGCAGTCAAGCAGATTGTGGGTGGCAGCCTGAAAGATGCGGGAAATGCAGCGGTAGAAAATTACATATCCAGACAGGATGCAGATTATTATGCGACAATGTATAAGAAAGATGGACTTACCGGAGGACACATTATTTTGCTGAATCCGCCGGCATCGGAATACTATGATGCGACAAAGGCACAGGCACTGAAAGCACTACATGCCTATCCGGGCGGAATGCAGATCGGCGGAGGAATTACTGCAGAAAATGCTGCAGAGTATCTGGAGGAAGGGGCAAGTCATGTGATCGTTACATCCTATGTATTTCAGAATGGACAAGTGCGGTATGACCGGCTGGACCGGCTGAAAAAGGCAGTAGGGAAAGAGCATCTGGTACTGGATCTCAGCTGCCGGAGGCGCGAGAACAGTTATTATATTGTAACCAACAGATGGCAGACATTTACCGAGCTCAGACTGATACCGGAGGTCCTGGAAGAGCTGTCCGGATGGTGTGATGAATTTCTGGTTCACGGGGTTGATGTAGAAGGAAAAGCATCTGGTACAGAGGAGGATCTGGTCAGGATGCTTGCGGCGTGGAACGGACTTCCGATCACCTATGCCGGTGGAATTGGAAGCATGGAGGATCTGCGGGAGTTTGCACGGATCAGCGGGGAAAAGCTGGACTATACGATCGGCAGTGCACTGGATCTTTTTGGCGGTAAGATCCCGTATGCCGAGCTGACAGAACCGGTGAAATAA